Below is a genomic region from Candidatus Gorgyraea atricola.
CTGGAAAGAAGGCTCAAGGAGTATCCTTTGAATATAGTAAAGGAATATGAGCAGCGATTAGATGATATAGAAGATGGATTGAGTCTGAGATTCAGGCATTATATTGAGATCAAGGAAGGGAATTTTAGGCTGCTTTCTGAGAAATTAGAGATATTAAGCCCTCTGGGAATTTTAGGCCGCGGGTATAGCATTAGTTTTAAATTGCCAGAAGGAAAAGTCCTTAAAGACGTAAAATCTCTCAAGACAGGGGATATGATAGAGACGAGACTTTCAAAAGGAAACTTCAGAAGCAGAGTAGAGTAGTCGAATGAGGACATAAGTTACGAAAATCTATGATTTTCGTAACTTATTAGTCCGAATTCGACCCCGTTCCAAATTCTGAGTGATGCGCGATTTATTTTTTGGAACTACTCGCGTACAATTCTGATAGGTTGTTTGATGATCTTTAAGAATTTGGAACGGGGTTCAATTCGCAGACGCCATTGGCATCTGCGATGCCAATGGCTACAAGTTACGAAAATTTTCAATTTTCGTAACTTGTCTGCTCATTGAAGGGGGTTATAATGGCAAAGGAATTAAAATTCGAAGAGATGATGAAAAATCTGGAGACAATCGTGAATGATTTAGAGAGTGGCGAGATGCCTCTGGATGAGTCATTGAAGAAATACGAGGATGGTGTTAAGCTTCTTCATCAATGCAGGAAGCGGCTAGACGAGACAAAACGCAAGGTCGAGGTCCTGGTTAAAAAAGGCGGCAAGCTTACAACGGAGCCATTCGAGGAATGAACATCAAAAAATATATTACGAATAAGAAAAAGGTTATAGATAAGGCATTGGATGGGTATTTGCCTTGCGCAACGACAAAGCCGGCAGTGATCCACAAGGCTATGAGGTATGCAGTGCTTCCGGGCGGGAAGAGGATACGGCCTATTTTGACTATTGCTAGTTTTGAGGCATGCGAGGGAAAAGGAAATGCTATTATGCCAGTCGCCTGCGCGATAGAACTTATACATACGTATACGCTTATTCATGATGATCTGCCTTGCATGGATAATGATGATTATAGGCGTGGAAAATTGAGCTGCCATAAGAAATTCAATGAGGCGATCGCGCTTTTGGCGGGAGATGCGCTATTGACACTGGGCTTTGAGTTAACAAGTAAGTCGGATATCGTAAAGGAAGTCTCAAGGGCCATAGGGAGCCAGGGCACTATAGGAGGCCAGGTCTTAGATATGGCCAAGGGTAAGAAGGATTTAGATTATGTTACAAGTCACAAGACAGGCGCGCTTTTTGAAGTTGCGCTAAAGGCCGGAGGCATGTTTAAAGGCGTTGGAAAGAAAAAACTAACCGCCCTTAGCAAGTTTGGTAGAGATATTGGTTTTACATTTCAACTCATAGATGACCTGATAGATAAAGATGGTTATGTAAAAGTTTACGGGGCGCCTCACCTCAGAAAAATGACAGAGCTTTTGACAAGACGCGCAAAGGCCCACCTGGATATTTTTGGCAAAAAAGCCAAGATCTTACAGGAAATAGCAGATCTTATATTGAAAAGACATGACTAAGTTGCTTGATAATATAAATAACCCAGTTGATTTAAAAAAGCTGAGCGTAGATGAATTGCCAGTTTTGACTCAGGAGTTAAGGGATGCTATTGTTGAGACAGTTTCCAATTCTGGCGGGCATCTTGCCTCGAGTCTTGGCGCGGCAGAGCTTATAACAGGCATACATTATTGTTTTAACGCGCCTGAAGACATTATTATATGGGATGTAGGGCATCAGGCATATGCGCATAAGCTGTTGACCGGCAGGAAGGACAGGTTTAAGACATTACGGCAGCTTGGGGGCCTGAGCGGATTTCCAAATAGATTTGAAAGCGAGTTTGATGTTTTTACTACAGGGCATGGATCTACGTCTATCTCTACCGCGCTTGGCATGGTCGCTGCCAGAGACCTGGAAAATAAATCGCATAGGGTGGTAGCTGTTATAGGTGACGCGTCTTTAGGAGGAGGCATGGCCTTTGAGGCGCTCAATCACGCGGGACATCTTCGCAAAAAATTTCTTGTAATACTTAATGACAATGAGATGAGCATATCTCGAAGCGTAGGCGCGTTAAGTAAATATTTAAATAGGATCATAACAGCCCCCAGATATAATAAGATCAGAAAAGATGTAGAGGCGCTTTTGAAACGCGTGCCAAGATTCGGTTTCGGGGTGATAAGGGCAGCCAGGCGATTAGAAGAAGGACTGAAGAGCCTTTTGGTGCCGGGTATGTTTTTTGAAGAATTAGGATTTAGGTATTTTGGCCCCATTGATGGCAATGATGTGCGCGCGGTAGTCAGCACATTGAAGAATATAATCAATATGAATGAGCCAGTACTCTTGCATGTATTGACAAAAAAAGGCAAAGGTTATTCGTATGCGGAAGACGTGCCTGAAAAATTTCACGGCGTGGGAGCATTTGACGTGGCTACTGGCGCGAAAAAGCCAGCCAAAGAGAATTTTACCAATACATTTGGCGAAGCAATGATAGATGCCGCAAAAGCAAATAATAAGATCATTGCTATAACTGCCGCGATGCCAGAAGGTACAGGCCTGGATAGATTTGCAAGTATCTTCCCTGATAGATTTTTTGATGTTGGTATGGCAGAGCAGCATGCAGTGGGTTTTGCGGCAGGCCTGGCAAGCGCAGGACTAAAGCCAGTCGTAGCGGTGTATTCTACTTTTTTGCAGCGTTCTTACGACCAGATAATACACGACGTGTGCCTGCAGAATCTCAATGTGATATTTATGCTGGACCGGTCAGGTATTGTGGGTGAAGACGGGCCCACGCATCACGGCGTGTTTGATATCTCGTATTTAAGGAATATGCCAAATATGGTAGTGATGGCGCCTAAGGATGAAGAAGAATTAAAAGAGATGCTTAAGTTTGCTATTTCCTATAATGATGGACCCATTGCTATCAGGTATCCCAGGGGAGGGAGCTATCGTGCCGAAAAAGCCGAGGTCCAGCCTCGGCTTTTTGAAAAGCCGAGGCTGGACCTCGGCTTTGGTAAAGGAGAGATATTGAGGGAAGGCAAGGATGTTACGTTGTTATGTGTTGGCTATATGTCTCGTGTTGCCTTGCACGCGGCAGAATTATTATCATCTCAAGGTGTGGATTGCGAAGTTATAAATGCCAGATTTATCAAGCCATTAGACCTGGAATTAATATTAAACTCTATTTCAAAGACAGGGAGACTCTTTACAATCGAAGAAGGTATAGCGAGCGGGGGTTTTGGCTCTTTTGTTTCAGAATCTCTTATTGATAAGGCGCGGAAAAAGGTTATAATGGAGACAATAGGGCTTCCAGATAGATTTATTGAACATGGGGATAGAGACATTTTATTGGATAAATATGGACTTTCCGCAGAGCGTATCAAGGAAAAGGTATTATTGTGCCTAAAGTAGAGATAGGTAGAGAAAAATGTAAAGGCTGCAGGCTTTGCGTGGTATTTTGTCCCAAGGCCTGCATTGAATCAGACGACTCTATTAATAAAAGAGGGGCTAATCCGGTTTTGTTTATAGATAAAGATAAGAAATGCACAGGATGTGGTTTTTGCGCGATTGTATGCCCGGACCTGTGCATAACAGTGTATAAATGATTCCTTCTTCCTCTGTAGGCCGGGTTTAAACCCGGCCTACAGAGGAAGAAGGTTAGGTGAGACAATGGCTAAAAAAGTATTGATGTGTGGTAATGAGGTTTTGGCAGAGGCTGCGATAATGGCAGGATGCAGGTTTTACGCCGGCTACCCTATTACTCCGCAAAATGAACTTCCAGCTTACATGTCGAGGCGCATGCCAGAATCAGGAGGCGTGTTTATGCAGTCAGAGAGTGAAATTTCCGCCATCAATATGGTCTTTGGCGCGTCACTTATAGGCGCGAGGGCAATGACATCTTCTTCAAGCCCAGGCATCAGCCTTAAGCAGGAAGGCATATCGTATCTTGCTGGCTGTGAACTTCCTGCAGTAATAGTAAATGTAATGAGAGGCGGACCTGGCCTTGGGAATATAGCGCCGAGTCAAAGTGATTATTTTCAGGCTACAAGGGGCGGAGGCCATGGCGATTATCGTCAGATAGTGCTGGCGCCAGCCTCGTTGCAGGAGATAGTGGATTTGACTGTGCTTTCGTTTGATCTAGCAGATCAATACAGGATGCCTGTTATGATTTTAAGCGATGGTATTTTGGGGCAGATGATGGAGCCGGTGATATTAGAGACAAGAGACAAGGGACAAGGGACCCCGAACCAGTCGCTTCGCTCCAGTACGGGGCAGGCAAAAAAGGATTGGGTCTTGGATGGATGTAAAGGCAGGAAGCCGCGGGTGATAAAGTCGCTTTTGTTGGGTGATGGCGAATTAGAAAGATTTAATGAGAAACTGCAGAAAAGATATGAAGAGATTAAAGAAAAAGAGGTGCGTTGCGAGATCTTGCACGGAGATGATAGTGAGATCATGATAGTCAGTTATGGCACGACCAGCAGGATCTGCAGGAGCGTTGTTGAAAAACTTCGCAGTGACGGAAAAAAAATAGGCATGGTCAGGCCCTTGACCCTGTGGCCTTTCCCAGAGAAACAATTGAAAGAGTTAGCCGAAAAGATTGAAAAATTTTTAGTAGTAGAGATGAACTGCGGACAAATGGTGGAAGACGTCAAGCTTGGCATAGACTGTAAGCGCTCAGTTTATTTTTATGGACGTTCAGGCGGCGGGGTCCCTACAGAGGAAGACATAATCAGTTATATTTATGAAAAAAATATTCTGTAAGCCAAACAGCATGAGAGATATATCTACCCATTATTGCGCTGGATGCGGTCATGGTATAGTGCATCGTCTTGTCTGCGAGGCAATAGATGATCTTGGTATAAGGGAAAAAGTCATAGGCATTGCGCCTGTTGGCTGCGCAGTTATAGCATATGACTACTGGGATTTTGATGTGACAGAGGCAGCGCACGGCAGGGTGCCAGCAGTTGCTACAGGTATAAAAAGGATGAGTCCTGAGAATATAGTGTTTGGATATCAGGGAGACGGGGACCTCGCGGCAATA
It encodes:
- a CDS encoding 3-methyl-2-oxobutanoate dehydrogenase subunit VorB; this encodes MAKKVLMCGNEVLAEAAIMAGCRFYAGYPITPQNELPAYMSRRMPESGGVFMQSESEISAINMVFGASLIGARAMTSSSSPGISLKQEGISYLAGCELPAVIVNVMRGGPGLGNIAPSQSDYFQATRGGGHGDYRQIVLAPASLQEIVDLTVLSFDLADQYRMPVMILSDGILGQMMEPVILETRDKGQGTPNQSLRSSTGQAKKDWVLDGCKGRKPRVIKSLLLGDGELERFNEKLQKRYEEIKEKEVRCEILHGDDSEIMIVSYGTTSRICRSVVEKLRSDGKKIGMVRPLTLWPFPEKQLKELAEKIEKFLVVEMNCGQMVEDVKLGIDCKRSVYFYGRSGGGVPTEEDIISYIYEKNIL
- the dxs gene encoding 1-deoxy-D-xylulose-5-phosphate synthase, which gives rise to MTKLLDNINNPVDLKKLSVDELPVLTQELRDAIVETVSNSGGHLASSLGAAELITGIHYCFNAPEDIIIWDVGHQAYAHKLLTGRKDRFKTLRQLGGLSGFPNRFESEFDVFTTGHGSTSISTALGMVAARDLENKSHRVVAVIGDASLGGGMAFEALNHAGHLRKKFLVILNDNEMSISRSVGALSKYLNRIITAPRYNKIRKDVEALLKRVPRFGFGVIRAARRLEEGLKSLLVPGMFFEELGFRYFGPIDGNDVRAVVSTLKNIINMNEPVLLHVLTKKGKGYSYAEDVPEKFHGVGAFDVATGAKKPAKENFTNTFGEAMIDAAKANNKIIAITAAMPEGTGLDRFASIFPDRFFDVGMAEQHAVGFAAGLASAGLKPVVAVYSTFLQRSYDQIIHDVCLQNLNVIFMLDRSGIVGEDGPTHHGVFDISYLRNMPNMVVMAPKDEEELKEMLKFAISYNDGPIAIRYPRGGSYRAEKAEVQPRLFEKPRLDLGFGKGEILREGKDVTLLCVGYMSRVALHAAELLSSQGVDCEVINARFIKPLDLELILNSISKTGRLFTIEEGIASGGFGSFVSESLIDKARKKVIMETIGLPDRFIEHGDRDILLDKYGLSAERIKEKVLLCLK
- the xseB gene encoding exodeoxyribonuclease VII small subunit → MAKELKFEEMMKNLETIVNDLESGEMPLDESLKKYEDGVKLLHQCRKRLDETKRKVEVLVKKGGKLTTEPFEE
- a CDS encoding 4Fe-4S binding protein translates to MPKVEIGREKCKGCRLCVVFCPKACIESDDSINKRGANPVLFIDKDKKCTGCGFCAIVCPDLCITVYK
- a CDS encoding polyprenyl synthetase family protein, coding for MNIKKYITNKKKVIDKALDGYLPCATTKPAVIHKAMRYAVLPGGKRIRPILTIASFEACEGKGNAIMPVACAIELIHTYTLIHDDLPCMDNDDYRRGKLSCHKKFNEAIALLAGDALLTLGFELTSKSDIVKEVSRAIGSQGTIGGQVLDMAKGKKDLDYVTSHKTGALFEVALKAGGMFKGVGKKKLTALSKFGRDIGFTFQLIDDLIDKDGYVKVYGAPHLRKMTELLTRRAKAHLDIFGKKAKILQEIADLILKRHD